The following proteins come from a genomic window of Paenibacillus spongiae:
- the gatC gene encoding Asp-tRNA(Asn)/Glu-tRNA(Gln) amidotransferase subunit GatC gives MSITVKDVEHVANLARLELAEQEKEQLTVQLNAILKYAEKLGELDTDHVEPTSHVLPVTNVMREDRVRESVSVETAMKNAPDEEDGQFKVPAVLE, from the coding sequence ATGAGCATTACGGTCAAGGACGTTGAACATGTCGCCAATTTAGCGCGGCTGGAGCTTGCGGAGCAGGAGAAAGAGCAGCTCACCGTGCAGCTTAATGCGATTCTAAAATATGCGGAGAAGCTCGGCGAGCTGGATACCGATCACGTTGAGCCGACCAGCCATGTGCTGCCGGTTACGAATGTCATGCGGGAGGACCGTGTTCGTGAATCGGTTTCGGTCGAGACAGCCATGAAGAATGCGCCGGATGAGGAAGACGGCCAGTTCAAAGTGCCGGCTGTATTGGAATAG
- the gatA gene encoding Asp-tRNA(Asn)/Glu-tRNA(Gln) amidotransferase subunit GatA, whose amino-acid sequence MAPFDLRLQEVHNKLASKELSVTDLVQESYRRIAETDASIQAFLTLNEDGARAAASELDKQLQEGGERGLLFGLPAGIKDNIVTEGLLTTCASQFLRNHDPIYDATVVKKLKAAQSVTIGKLNMDEFAMGGSNENSSFYPTRNPWNTEYVPGGSSGGSAAAVAAGQVYFSLGSDTGGSIRQPAAYCGVVGLKPTYGLVSRFGLVAFASSLDQIGPLTKNVEDSAYVLQALAGYDEMDSTSANVDIPDYVNALNGDVKGLRIGVPKEYLGQGIDPKVKEAVLNALKVYESLGATWEEVSLPHTEYAVATYYLLASSEASSNLARFDGVRYGVRADNPDNLIELYRKSRSQGFGPEVKRRIMLGTYALSSGYYDAYYLKAQKVRTLIKQDFDNVFANYDLIIGPTAPTPAFHIGEQVNDPLTMYLNDICTIPVSLAGVPAISVPCGFADGLPIGLQIIGKAFDETTVLRAAHAYEQHTEHHKQRPQL is encoded by the coding sequence TTGGCACCATTTGATTTGCGCCTTCAGGAAGTACATAACAAACTGGCAAGCAAAGAGCTTTCCGTCACCGATCTGGTTCAGGAGTCGTATCGGCGGATTGCAGAGACAGACGCTTCCATTCAAGCGTTTCTTACATTAAACGAAGACGGCGCCCGCGCCGCTGCTTCCGAACTGGACAAGCAGCTTCAAGAAGGCGGGGAGAGAGGGCTTCTGTTCGGCCTGCCCGCAGGCATTAAAGATAATATCGTGACGGAAGGGCTGCTCACGACTTGCGCCAGCCAATTTCTGCGCAACCACGATCCGATTTATGACGCGACCGTGGTCAAGAAGCTGAAAGCCGCGCAATCCGTTACGATTGGCAAGCTCAATATGGATGAATTCGCGATGGGCGGCTCGAATGAAAATTCCAGCTTTTATCCGACGCGCAATCCGTGGAACACGGAATATGTACCTGGCGGTTCGAGCGGAGGCTCTGCAGCGGCAGTTGCGGCCGGCCAAGTGTATTTCTCGCTGGGCTCCGACACGGGCGGATCGATCCGGCAGCCGGCTGCTTACTGCGGCGTTGTCGGCCTGAAGCCGACCTACGGTCTTGTTTCGCGGTTTGGCCTGGTCGCATTCGCCTCGTCGCTCGACCAGATCGGACCGCTCACGAAGAACGTGGAGGATTCCGCATACGTCTTGCAGGCGCTTGCCGGTTATGATGAGATGGATTCGACCTCGGCTAACGTGGATATTCCTGATTATGTGAACGCGCTGAACGGCGATGTGAAAGGCCTCCGCATCGGGGTTCCGAAGGAGTATCTCGGACAAGGCATCGACCCTAAAGTGAAAGAAGCCGTGCTCAATGCACTGAAAGTATACGAAAGCCTCGGCGCAACATGGGAGGAAGTATCTTTGCCGCATACGGAATATGCGGTTGCCACTTACTATCTGCTTGCATCGTCCGAAGCTTCATCGAACCTTGCCCGCTTTGACGGCGTTCGTTACGGCGTGCGCGCCGATAACCCGGACAACTTGATCGAGCTGTACCGGAAGTCGCGCAGCCAAGGGTTCGGTCCTGAAGTGAAGCGCCGGATTATGCTGGGTACCTATGCGCTAAGCTCCGGCTACTATGATGCTTATTATTTGAAGGCGCAGAAAGTCCGGACGCTTATCAAGCAGGATTTCGATAACGTCTTTGCCAACTACGATTTAATTATCGGCCCGACGGCGCCGACGCCGGCTTTCCATATCGGCGAACAGGTAAACGATCCGCTGACGATGTATCTGAACGATATTTGCACGATCCCTGTCAGCTTGGCGGGAGTGCCCGCGATCAGCGTTCCATGCGGCTTCGCGGACGGGCTGCCGATCGGCCTGCAAATTATCGGCAAAGCGTTCGACGAGACGACCGTGCTGCGTGCGGCGCATGCGTACGAACAGCATACGGAGCATCACAAACAGCGTCCGCAGCTCTAA